In Nostoc sp. GT001, a genomic segment contains:
- a CDS encoding DNA methyltransferase, whose protein sequence is MDDILPNLSILDPACGSGAFLVAAMKTLIQVYSAVFGTIKLMDDGILKNKLEEIENSHPSRPYFIKKRIVSDNLYGIDIMEEATEIAKLRLFLALVSSANDVEELEPLPNIDFNIMAGNLLIGLIKVDDTAVDAVGNSLQGNLLQFLAADNYKKILEEKNKSVELYKEHAFSPKQLPDTDTPKDTRLIHIRRNIEQLKKKSQEKLNLLLLDEFSKRLGIKYEEVQLTGKSQKRVLKVEDIAALKPFHWGYHFNEVLERGGFDAIITNPPWEIFKPQAKEFFAQHNELVTKNKMDIKDFEKEQNKLLQNPIIASAWLEYQSQYPYVSAYYRSSEQYKNQISVVNGKKAGTDINLYKLFTEQCFNLLRLGGECGIVIPSGIYTDLGTKQLREMLFSQTKVTGLFCLENRKEIFEGVHRSFKIVVLTFVKGSTTTEFASAFMRHELQEHSLSVMEFKNALDIRISQKMLKFPLLGKKIDDKWNLRLTREFDMTNDSHLYFKEQKTEMLPLYEGKVFHQFIHKWSEPKYWLNETEAAKQLLSPRQKYIDKISKEFSIKVSDGVQIFLDYQSYRLAFRDVTASTNERSMIMTILPKNVFCPHTVSLEQVYDVRVENGKINPNYQLISNAEKLYICTIMNSFIIDAYLRRSITNHLSFFFVYATPVPRLTKNDRSFNDIVQRAAKLICTTPEFDELAQEVGLGSHQQDVTDEAERAKLRAELDGMVAHLYGLTEDEFSYILTTFPIVNATVKEAALEAYRNFASMFAESQRVALTH, encoded by the coding sequence AAAATAAGCTTGAAGAGATAGAAAATTCCCATCCATCACGACCTTATTTTATCAAAAAGCGGATTGTTTCTGATAACCTCTATGGTATAGATATCATGGAGGAAGCAACAGAAATTGCTAAACTGCGTCTTTTCTTAGCGTTGGTTTCTTCTGCTAATGATGTGGAAGAGTTAGAGCCTTTGCCTAATATTGATTTTAATATTATGGCGGGTAATTTGCTGATTGGTTTAATTAAAGTTGATGATACTGCTGTTGATGCAGTGGGAAATTCACTACAAGGAAATCTATTACAGTTTTTAGCCGCAGATAATTATAAGAAGATTTTAGAAGAAAAGAATAAATCTGTTGAGTTGTACAAAGAACACGCTTTCTCACCTAAACAATTACCCGATACAGATACACCTAAAGATACTCGATTGATACACATCCGCAGAAATATTGAACAACTCAAAAAAAAATCGCAAGAAAAGTTAAATCTTTTGCTGTTGGATGAGTTTAGTAAGCGTTTGGGTATCAAGTATGAGGAAGTTCAGTTAACTGGAAAATCACAGAAGCGGGTTTTGAAGGTTGAGGATATTGCAGCTTTGAAGCCGTTTCACTGGGGTTATCATTTTAATGAGGTTTTAGAACGCGGTGGCTTTGATGCGATTATTACTAATCCGCCGTGGGAAATATTTAAGCCACAGGCGAAAGAGTTCTTTGCACAGCATAATGAACTTGTGACAAAGAACAAGATGGATATTAAGGATTTTGAGAAAGAACAAAATAAACTATTACAAAATCCAATAATTGCAAGTGCTTGGTTAGAATATCAAAGTCAATATCCTTATGTCAGTGCTTATTATCGTTCATCTGAACAGTATAAAAATCAGATTTCTGTAGTGAATGGTAAAAAAGCAGGTACGGATATTAATCTCTATAAGCTGTTTACAGAACAATGTTTTAATCTTTTGCGTTTAGGCGGTGAGTGTGGAATTGTAATTCCTAGTGGTATCTACACTGATTTGGGGACTAAGCAATTGCGGGAGATGTTGTTTAGTCAAACTAAAGTGACTGGTTTATTCTGTCTTGAAAATCGTAAAGAAATTTTTGAAGGTGTTCATCGCAGTTTTAAAATAGTTGTTCTTACTTTTGTTAAAGGTAGTACAACAACTGAGTTTGCATCTGCATTTATGCGCCATGAATTGCAAGAACATTCGCTATCTGTAATGGAGTTTAAAAATGCATTAGATATCCGCATTTCTCAGAAAATGCTTAAGTTCCCTTTGTTGGGTAAAAAAATAGATGATAAGTGGAATTTACGTTTAACCCGTGAGTTTGATATGACAAATGATAGTCATCTCTATTTTAAAGAACAAAAAACAGAGATGCTACCACTCTATGAAGGTAAAGTATTTCACCAATTCATTCATAAATGGAGTGAACCTAAGTATTGGCTTAATGAAACTGAAGCAGCTAAACAGTTATTATCACCACGTCAAAAATACATAGATAAAATTAGTAAAGAATTTTCTATTAAAGTATCTGATGGTGTACAAATATTTCTTGATTATCAATCTTATAGGCTAGCTTTTCGTGACGTAACTGCTAGCACTAATGAGCGTTCTATGATTATGACTATATTGCCAAAAAATGTTTTTTGCCCGCATACAGTTTCTCTAGAGCAAGTTTATGATGTTCGTGTCGAAAACGGAAAAATTAACCCTAATTACCAATTAATCAGCAATGCTGAAAAACTTTATATTTGTACAATAATGAATTCGTTTATTATAGATGCATATTTAAGACGAAGTATTACTAATCATCTTTCATTTTTTTTCGTATATGCAACACCCGTTCCACGTTTAACAAAAAACGATCGCAGCTTCAACGATATTGTACAACGCGCCGCCAAACTCATCTGCACCACACCAGAATTTGACGAACTCGCGCAAGAAGTCGGTTTAGGTTCCCATCAACAAGACGTTACCGACGAAGCAGAACGCGCCAAATTACGCGCCGAACTCGATGGAATGGTAGCACACCTTTACGGTTTAACCGAAGATGAATTTAGCTACATCCTCACAACATTTCCCATTGTGAATGCAACAGTTAAAGAAGCAGCATTAGAGGCTTATCGTAATTTTGCCTCAATGTTTGCAGAATCACAAAGAGTTGCATTAACTCATTAA